Proteins from a genomic interval of Fimbriimonadaceae bacterium:
- a CDS encoding glycosyltransferase, with protein MRILHVITSMDPVHGGPANWTLSASRELNRLGHESEILTVDDPHAAFLSDLDVKVHAVGPTGRFRYSSNVEPWIREHRDEYDFVVLHAIFEPCCYATWRALRGHHHRMVTFLHGFLDPYFNRAFPLKMVKKYMFWYWAIYPQVRDAVVTLFTTEEERVLARQSFWPYRCNERVIAYGISKPEYDLDAARAAFFAKVPEAQGRNFLLYLSRIHPKKGVDLLVQAFARLAATQPDALLVVAGPDPVGIVPGLKDRAQALGVGDRIIWPGMLTGDAKWGAFETCEAFVLPSHQENFGQVVAEAMSCGKPVLISDKVNIHQEVSSTGSGLVASDDQAGTDSLLERFSAMSADEKTAMGQSAVKCFHDKFELEQSVLDFIRVLEEARDLRKSA; from the coding sequence ATGCGGATTCTGCACGTCATCACCTCAATGGACCCAGTCCACGGAGGCCCAGCCAATTGGACGCTGTCGGCCAGCCGCGAGCTCAACAGGCTCGGCCACGAGTCCGAAATCCTCACGGTCGATGATCCGCATGCCGCATTCTTGTCCGATCTCGACGTTAAAGTCCATGCGGTGGGCCCCACGGGAAGGTTCCGCTACTCATCTAACGTCGAGCCTTGGATAAGGGAGCACAGGGACGAATACGACTTTGTCGTCCTCCATGCCATCTTTGAGCCCTGCTGCTATGCCACGTGGAGGGCCCTTCGTGGCCATCACCACAGAATGGTCACCTTTCTCCACGGGTTCCTCGACCCGTATTTCAACCGGGCCTTTCCCCTCAAGATGGTCAAGAAGTACATGTTCTGGTACTGGGCCATCTATCCCCAGGTCCGCGACGCCGTGGTCACCCTGTTCACCACCGAAGAAGAACGTGTCCTCGCCCGCCAGTCCTTCTGGCCCTACCGATGCAATGAGAGGGTCATTGCCTATGGCATCAGCAAGCCTGAATATGACCTCGACGCCGCCCGGGCTGCCTTTTTTGCTAAGGTGCCGGAAGCCCAGGGCCGCAACTTTCTGCTGTACCTGAGCCGGATCCATCCGAAGAAGGGGGTCGATCTGCTTGTCCAGGCCTTTGCCCGGCTGGCCGCGACCCAGCCCGACGCCCTCCTCGTTGTTGCCGGGCCCGACCCCGTCGGCATCGTCCCTGGGCTCAAGGACAGGGCGCAAGCGCTGGGTGTCGGTGACCGAATCATCTGGCCTGGAATGCTGACCGGTGACGCCAAGTGGGGCGCCTTCGAGACTTGCGAGGCCTTTGTCCTACCGTCCCACCAAGAGAACTTCGGCCAAGTCGTCGCCGAGGCGATGTCCTGTGGCAAGCCCGTGCTCATTTCGGACAAGGTCAACATCCACCAGGAAGTCTCATCAACGGGTAGCGGCCTTGTCGCCTCGGACGACCAGGCGGGAACGGACAGCTTGCTGGAACGGTTCTCGGCAATGAGCGCCGACGAGAAGACGGCGATGGGCCAGTCGGCGGTGAAGTGCTTCCACGACAAGTTCGAACTGGAACAGTCCGTCCTTGACTTCATCCGTGTCCTGGAAGAAGCCCGTGACTTGCGCAAGTCGGCCTAG
- the asnB gene encoding asparagine synthase (glutamine-hydrolyzing), with amino-acid sequence MFNYRAESPVDADRVRQMCDSMVHRGPDDQGLWTDEKRQVTLGQRRLAIIDLSPLGHQPMHWADGRYTITFNGEIYNYQELREQLLSQGRQFRSHSDTEVLLALYERDGEEMCSLLRGMYAFVIYDKVEEKVFIARDPYGIKPFYYADCGGVFTFASTVKGVERSMKFDDSLDPAAVVSFFVWGYVATPHTLRKGIRELPAGHRMVVSKEGIGTPRQFYSLSETMARAAETSIRPEAMREALVEAVRDSIRHHLISDVPVGLFLSAGVDSTSLLSAMHGLGYPSTTLTLGFQEYRGTGLDEVGIAEQVAKQLDASHQTIWIEGKEFGSDLEDIVEKMDQPSVDGVNTYLVSKYARQAGFTVAVSGLGGDELLGGYVSFTQIPEIVKRTRWAAGMPWLGRGLRKLASPIVSRFTSPKMAGVFEYGGSVPGAYLLRRSHFLPHELFKFLDPEIVTKGWEELQTLQKLQDSARGGASTYEKVALLEAQWYMRNQLLRDSDWAGMAHSIELRVPLVDIKLFEAMAPFIVRGVAPHKDDLAACLHPSVRDTIVNRPKSGFSVPVRQWLMEEDASNSERSVRGFAKMIGRRFGIPVSTGPGGRPAVGPMADNRSGTF; translated from the coding sequence ATGTTCAATTACCGGGCTGAATCACCGGTAGATGCGGATAGAGTTCGGCAGATGTGCGACTCAATGGTTCACCGAGGTCCCGATGACCAGGGGCTATGGACAGACGAGAAGCGTCAGGTCACCCTTGGTCAACGGCGCCTGGCGATAATCGACCTCTCTCCTCTTGGGCACCAGCCGATGCATTGGGCCGATGGTCGATATACGATTACCTTTAATGGCGAAATCTATAATTATCAGGAGCTGCGCGAACAGCTCTTGTCGCAAGGCCGGCAGTTCAGGTCGCACAGTGACACGGAGGTGTTGCTCGCCCTCTATGAGCGTGACGGCGAAGAAATGTGTAGCCTGCTTCGAGGTATGTACGCCTTTGTCATCTACGACAAGGTCGAAGAAAAGGTGTTCATCGCTCGAGATCCTTATGGAATCAAACCCTTCTACTACGCCGACTGTGGTGGTGTTTTCACGTTCGCCAGCACTGTAAAGGGAGTCGAGCGCTCAATGAAGTTCGACGACTCACTCGATCCGGCTGCGGTTGTCAGCTTCTTTGTGTGGGGGTACGTTGCTACCCCTCATACGCTACGAAAGGGAATTCGCGAGCTTCCCGCTGGGCACAGGATGGTAGTCAGCAAAGAAGGCATTGGTACCCCTCGGCAGTTTTACAGCCTTTCGGAAACGATGGCGCGTGCTGCCGAGACTTCGATCAGGCCTGAGGCGATGCGCGAAGCGTTGGTCGAAGCAGTCCGAGACTCGATTCGCCACCATCTGATTTCTGACGTACCGGTCGGACTCTTCTTGTCGGCAGGAGTAGATTCTACAAGCCTGCTCAGTGCCATGCATGGCCTGGGGTACCCATCGACGACCTTGACCCTTGGATTTCAAGAGTACAGAGGAACGGGCTTGGATGAGGTCGGCATTGCTGAGCAGGTTGCTAAGCAACTTGATGCCAGCCACCAGACCATTTGGATCGAAGGCAAAGAATTCGGTTCCGACCTTGAGGACATCGTTGAGAAGATGGATCAACCGAGTGTAGACGGAGTAAACACCTACCTTGTTAGCAAGTATGCCCGTCAAGCTGGGTTCACAGTTGCGGTCTCCGGCCTTGGTGGCGACGAGCTCCTGGGCGGATACGTTTCCTTTACTCAGATTCCAGAGATCGTCAAGAGAACTCGTTGGGCGGCGGGAATGCCATGGCTGGGGCGAGGCCTCCGCAAACTTGCGTCTCCAATTGTCAGTAGGTTCACGAGCCCAAAGATGGCAGGTGTGTTTGAGTACGGTGGCAGCGTCCCAGGGGCCTACCTCCTTCGCCGCAGCCACTTTTTGCCCCACGAACTGTTTAAGTTTCTGGATCCAGAAATTGTGACAAAAGGCTGGGAGGAACTTCAAACACTTCAGAAATTGCAGGATTCTGCAAGGGGAGGAGCCTCGACATATGAAAAGGTTGCTCTGCTTGAGGCTCAGTGGTACATGCGCAACCAGTTACTACGGGACTCGGATTGGGCGGGAATGGCCCACAGCATAGAACTCCGGGTTCCGCTAGTTGATATCAAGCTGTTTGAGGCAATGGCGCCGTTCATTGTCAGAGGGGTCGCCCCGCATAAGGACGACTTGGCTGCATGCCTACACCCTAGTGTGCGAGACACAATCGTCAATCGACCAAAATCTGGCTTCTCCGTGCCTGTCCGACAGTGGCTCATGGAGGAGGACGCGTCAAACAGCGAAAGGTCAGTGCGCGGCTTCGCCAAGATGATAGGGCGTCGGTTCGGAATTCCAGTCTCCACTGGCCCGGGGGGCCGACCTGCTGTCGGCCCGATGGCTGATAACCGGTCAGGTACCTTCTGA